In Actinoplanes lobatus, the DNA window TTCCCGGTGCTGTTCCAGAGCTGCCGCGGCACGTGGGGCTCCGGTGGCGTCTTCACCCCGCAGATCGACGAGCAGCGCGACGGCATGGCCACCCACCGCTGGGTGCGCGAGCAGCCCTGGTGCACCGGCCGGGTCGTCACGTTCGGCCCGAGCTACATGGGTTTCACCCAGTGGGCGGTCGCCGGCCGGATGACGGTGGACGACCCGGAGAACGCGCCGGACGCCCTCTGCCTGCTCGTCACGATGCCCGACTTCGGGGCGATCACCTGGGACAACGCCGCTTTCTCGCTGCGCAACGCGCTGGGCTGGACGCAGATGATGAGCCGGATGATCAACCGGGAGATGCTGTCGCTGTTCCTCGGCATGCTGCGCCCGGACCGGAAGCTGCTGCGCGGTTTCGGCACGCTCCCGCTCAGCAGCGGCGACACCGTGGCCACCGGGCGTGCGGTGCACTGGTACCAGGACTGGGTGGCCCACGAGCGGCTCACCGACGACTACTGGACCGGGCAGTCGCACACCGCCTCGGTCACCGACATCACCGCCCCGATCTACATGATCACCGGCTGGTACGACATCTTCCTGCCCTGGCAGCTGCGGAACCACGCCACGCTGACCGGGGCCGGCCGCCCACCGCTGCTCACCATCGGACCGTGGGGGCACTCGGCGCCGGAGATGGGCGCCGTCGCCATCCGGGAGACCACGGCGTTCCTGCGGGAGAACTTCGCCGGGGAGCCGGACGGCCGCACCGCCCCGGTCCGCGCCGACCGCACTGGCACCGCCCCGGTCCGCGTTGACCGCACTGGCGCCGACCGCGCCGCCCCGGTCCGCGCCTATCTCACCGGCGCCGGCCGGTGGCACGACCTGCCGTCCTGGCCGCCGCCGGGCACCGCCACCCGGGCCTGGCATCTGCACGAGACAGGCCGCCTGCATCCGGACGTGCCGGACGGGGGAGTGTCCTCGTACGTCTACGACCCGGACGACCCCACCCCCGCGGTCGGCGGCCCGAGCCTGGAACCGAAACAGGGCCCCGTCGACAACGCCGCCCACGAGGCCCGCGCCGACGTGCTGGTCTTCCGCGGCGACCGGCTGGCTGCGCCGGTGACGATCGCCGGAACGCCGGTGGCCCGAATCCGGTTCCGGTCGTCGCGGCCGAGCTTCGACGTTTTCGTACGGATCTGCGACGTCCACCCGGACGGCCGGTCGATGAGCGTCTGCGACGGCATCCGCCGGATCGGCGGCATCGCGGCCGCGGACCCCGGCCCGGACGAGAACGGCTTCCGCGAGGTGACGGTGGATCTGTGGCCGGCGTTCCACACGTTCGCGGCCGGGCACCGGATCAGCGTCCAGGTCAGCTCGGGGGCGCATCCCCGCTACGCCCGCAACCCGGGCTCGGGCGAGCCCGCCGCGACGGCGGCCGAAACCCATCGCGCCACCCAGGAGGTCTCGCACGCCGCGGCCCACCCGTCCCACATCGACCTGCCGGTGTGGCCGTCGTGACCGGGCTGGGTGATCCGTGCCGACCTGCCGGTGTGGCCGTCGTGACCGGTCCGGCGACCCGCGCCCACCCGCGGGTATGGCCGCCGGCGATGCGCGCGTCCCGAGTGGACCCGCTGGGACGGCCGTCATGAGCGCGCCGGCGATCCCCGGGCTGGAGGCCGCGTTCGACGTCGAGGCGCGGCTCGGCCCGCTGGAGGACCACGGCGCGACCCGGGCCGGCCACCGGCGGGTGGTGCCGATCATCGGCGGCCGGGTGTCCGGTCTCTTCACGGCCGAGGTACTGCCCGGCGGCGCCGACTGGCAGGTGGTCCGCCCGGACGGCGCCATCGAGATCGACACCCGCTACTCGGCGCGGACGGCGAACGGCTCGCACGTCTACATCCGCACCTTCGGCGTCCGCAGCGGCCGCCCGGAGATCCTGGAGTCCCTGCTGCGCGGCGACCCGGTGTCACCGTCCGACTATTACTTCCGCCTGGCCGTCCAGCTGGAGACCGCCGACCCGGCCCTCACGGTCCTGGAACAGTCGATCTTCGTGGCCTCCGCCGTCCGCGAGGCGAACCTGGTCCGCTACACGGCTTACCTTGTCACCTGAGCCTGACCGGGCGGCTGGCGCCGCACGGTCCGAGCCGGGTGGCTGGCGCCGTACGGGTCACCGGGTCCGGCTGGTTTCCAGGGTGGTTTCGGGGGCGATGGTCCGAGCCGGGCGGCTGGCGTCGCTCGGGTCACCGGGTCCCGCTGGTTTCCAGGGTGGTTTCGGGAGCGATGGTCCGAGCCGGGCGGCTGGCGTCGCTCGGGTCACCGGGTCCGGCTGGTTTCCAGGGCTGTTTCGGGGGTCTTGCGGGACCGTTCGTGGGCAGGTAAGCCCGGCGGGCGCGGCAGAGGCTGGAGTCGCAGTGGCTCGCGTGGAGCG includes these proteins:
- a CDS encoding CocE/NonD family hydrolase, yielding MSTLRQRLSRWVQSWTLKGLTPGPYDIELRKDLRVPMDDGVELLADLITPIGATDPGLPTIVIRGPYGRRGMVAGQARALAREGFPVLFQSCRGTWGSGGVFTPQIDEQRDGMATHRWVREQPWCTGRVVTFGPSYMGFTQWAVAGRMTVDDPENAPDALCLLVTMPDFGAITWDNAAFSLRNALGWTQMMSRMINREMLSLFLGMLRPDRKLLRGFGTLPLSSGDTVATGRAVHWYQDWVAHERLTDDYWTGQSHTASVTDITAPIYMITGWYDIFLPWQLRNHATLTGAGRPPLLTIGPWGHSAPEMGAVAIRETTAFLRENFAGEPDGRTAPVRADRTGTAPVRVDRTGADRAAPVRAYLTGAGRWHDLPSWPPPGTATRAWHLHETGRLHPDVPDGGVSSYVYDPDDPTPAVGGPSLEPKQGPVDNAAHEARADVLVFRGDRLAAPVTIAGTPVARIRFRSSRPSFDVFVRICDVHPDGRSMSVCDGIRRIGGIAAADPGPDENGFREVTVDLWPAFHTFAAGHRISVQVSSGAHPRYARNPGSGEPAATAAETHRATQEVSHAAAHPSHIDLPVWPS
- a CDS encoding DUF3237 domain-containing protein; amino-acid sequence: MSAPAIPGLEAAFDVEARLGPLEDHGATRAGHRRVVPIIGGRVSGLFTAEVLPGGADWQVVRPDGAIEIDTRYSARTANGSHVYIRTFGVRSGRPEILESLLRGDPVSPSDYYFRLAVQLETADPALTVLEQSIFVASAVREANLVRYTAYLVT